GACAAAAGCCCTTGCTTTTTGAGGCAAATGGTGGGCAGATTTCTGGATCCAATCCTGTTCACTGCAGGGTCTGTGGTTTGACCTCTGCAGGACCACACCCTGCAGGTTCCTGCTGCATGTTGGTGGCAGCAGGGCCATGCTCCATGCTCCACTTCCCGATGGCCTGAATCACTGGATGCAGGGTCTCACCAAAAGGGGTCAGGGAATATTCCACTTTGGGGGGAATCTGGTCGTAAATCTTGCGCTGCACAATGC
This portion of the Deinococcus roseus genome encodes:
- a CDS encoding winged helix-turn-helix transcriptional regulator; translation: MNTPEHYCPTGFTLKVIGGRWKVPILYLLFHRPHRFAEMRRAIGAVTEKMLTQQLRELEEDGIVQRKIYDQIPPKVEYSLTPFGETLHPVIQAIGKWSMEHGPAATNMQQEPAGCGPAEVKPQTLQ